The following proteins come from a genomic window of Leptospira barantonii:
- a CDS encoding tetratricopeptide repeat protein, producing the protein MKIILILIILIQFHCATIFGTVIGGKIDEDHGQTVGLISGFSTDVAISIYTGAKYGALYGLGYAGITVVSLPLIFFILMNPFGHGEPLEFPIYRDDDNGRYLRELFQNQKHFKVYPNLHEDKKRTTASDKEFKMKLLSGLTYSSHHFFEFDDIVRDQEKQYSIESVETITKNMQKFKKLFGQNFIFYIDATVNLSSCFTERVSNKAHLQSIKYNLTSYNYPENFQYTSYITTTGTIQLFLIDFKNSKTTRYDYQDSIKIYNEFGNKECPNQDEVKSYAFDHLGTKGGNLLFPKIKAIKHKFISKDPNEEVQELLLDGIEGISYGYQIKDISPKAKEKWTEALIKSNFKSEGAYANLAFYYLNKGFLREAIEMFTKAAELNGENQKYWKRKIETIQSILNAENQNLKKSQ; encoded by the coding sequence ATGAAAATAATCTTAATTCTTATCATTCTTATTCAATTTCATTGTGCCACTATTTTTGGAACCGTGATCGGCGGTAAGATAGATGAGGATCACGGCCAAACGGTCGGACTTATTTCCGGCTTTAGCACCGACGTCGCAATTAGTATTTATACAGGCGCAAAGTATGGAGCCTTATACGGGCTGGGATACGCTGGAATTACAGTTGTGTCTCTTCCATTAATTTTTTTCATTTTGATGAATCCGTTTGGCCACGGAGAACCTTTAGAATTTCCAATTTATCGAGATGATGATAATGGAAGATACTTAAGAGAATTATTTCAAAATCAAAAGCACTTTAAAGTTTATCCGAACTTACATGAAGATAAGAAGCGAACGACTGCATCAGATAAAGAATTTAAAATGAAACTTCTCTCCGGTTTAACATATTCGAGCCATCACTTTTTCGAATTTGATGATATCGTTAGGGATCAAGAAAAACAATATTCAATTGAATCAGTTGAGACAATCACTAAGAATATGCAAAAGTTTAAAAAGCTCTTTGGACAAAATTTCATATTTTACATAGATGCAACTGTAAATCTTTCATCTTGTTTTACTGAACGAGTTTCAAATAAAGCTCATCTCCAATCAATTAAATATAATCTTACCTCTTACAATTATCCTGAAAATTTTCAATATACGAGTTATATTACGACTACCGGTACGATTCAATTATTTTTAATCGATTTCAAAAATTCAAAAACAACACGTTATGACTATCAAGATTCGATAAAGATTTATAATGAGTTTGGCAATAAAGAATGCCCAAATCAAGACGAAGTTAAATCCTATGCCTTCGACCACTTAGGGACGAAAGGAGGAAACCTTCTTTTTCCAAAAATAAAAGCAATTAAACATAAATTTATAAGTAAAGATCCCAATGAAGAAGTGCAAGAATTACTACTTGATGGCATAGAAGGTATATCATACGGATATCAAATAAAAGACATTTCTCCGAAAGCAAAAGAGAAATGGACAGAAGCGCTTATAAAATCAAATTTCAAATCCGAAGGCGCATATGCAAATCTTGCTTTTTATTATCTGAACAAAGGATTTCTCCGGGAAGCAATAGAGATGTTTACAAAAGCTGCAGAGTTAAATGGAGAGAATCAGAAATATTGGAAAAGAAAAATTGAAACTATTCAGTCGATTTTGAATGCTGAAAATCAAAATTTAAAGAAGAGTCAGTAA
- a CDS encoding helix-turn-helix domain-containing protein produces the protein MKSIPHIIMWVSKKEFSVETDEFRKKLGIKIQSLRKSRNITQEEMDDGSELSVHFRTIQEIESGRANTTINTILKISKRFKVKPKDLLDI, from the coding sequence ATAAAATCAATTCCCCACATAATAATGTGGGTGAGTAAAAAAGAATTTTCAGTTGAAACTGACGAATTTCGAAAAAAATTAGGAATTAAGATTCAATCTTTACGCAAATCGCGAAATATTACGCAAGAAGAAATGGATGATGGGTCTGAACTTTCAGTTCATTTCCGCACAATTCAAGAAATTGAATCCGGCAGAGCTAATACTACGATTAATACAATTCTAAAAATTTCTAAAAGATTTAAAGTTAAACCAAAAGACCTTTTGGATATTTAA
- a CDS encoding tetratricopeptide repeat protein, whose product MKMKNIICLILFSIILSASIYPQSTDENTSYQQIKDFIDSNRVVEAQSLLDEWIKINPNDVTLQLYQTEVWIKVADQKYKERKFKTAFSYYEKAFSNWPNNPSLRARYMELKDKKLVDHVSSSPILKTRYSGFGPQSNESGSLNIPFQEINESLKQIKEEIHFLQEKSYHFYLTLTLISLSILLQCFILLKLGFRR is encoded by the coding sequence ATGAAGATGAAAAATATTATATGCCTAATCTTATTTTCGATCATTCTTTCTGCTTCTATCTATCCGCAAAGCACCGACGAAAATACTTCTTATCAACAAATTAAAGACTTTATCGATTCAAATCGTGTTGTTGAAGCACAATCCCTTCTGGATGAATGGATCAAAATCAATCCGAATGATGTCACACTTCAGCTTTATCAAACGGAAGTTTGGATCAAAGTTGCTGATCAGAAATATAAGGAACGTAAGTTCAAAACTGCTTTCTCATACTACGAAAAAGCTTTCTCCAATTGGCCTAACAACCCCTCTCTTCGAGCCAGATATATGGAGCTAAAAGACAAGAAACTTGTGGATCATGTCTCCTCTTCTCCAATTCTTAAGACTCGTTATTCCGGATTTGGCCCTCAATCAAACGAGAGCGGTAGTTTAAATATTCCGTTTCAAGAAATAAATGAATCTCTTAAACAAATTAAGGAAGAAATCCATTTTTTACAAGAGAAATCATATCATTTCTATCTAACTCTCACCTTAATATCATTGTCGATTCTACTTCAGTGCTTTATTTTATTGAAGTTAGGTTTTCGTCGTTAG
- a CDS encoding Kelch repeat-containing protein produces MKYTVTLILLFFSINCGQSPLIDGSNLDTHKLDGFPLVIPGATSAAFIFKCKAESSAAVAYGRGSIEGIMPSITNSKDHIVVINNLETQTNYFYSAFCGDLQSPPNPLLLTFQTLVSDQPQKTRGIWIIGGLGAGIAPIAQVDLYDPVTNQWIPSITSVPTPRAYSNIVSHQNKIYVMGGLVKSGVTFTAVNTVNEYDPFNNVWKTMASMPDTHQGGIAFSSGNDIYIISGTTSADMTTGTLANTVYKFTPSLGTNGTWLKYVSNSAIFQRVDMPGCAIHDTLFFSGGRRNTDGLPFNTSDAYIPSGNTTTSLVEATISQAKYGAAMACYRPNPKDTYPADPAAILIAGGSTTADVFQPPTSVTSTNTFDYSLATTSNYTAGGIIPTALYYPAMEVSYELRRAFLFGGANLTNVPQDKVYSMDLGNPTTTPWRTETITLPVARYGHKAVILSR; encoded by the coding sequence ATGAAATATACTGTTACTCTTATACTATTATTTTTCTCAATTAACTGCGGCCAGTCTCCCTTGATCGACGGCTCAAACCTTGATACCCACAAACTCGATGGGTTCCCTCTCGTTATTCCTGGAGCCACAAGCGCGGCCTTCATATTTAAATGCAAAGCAGAATCTTCAGCCGCAGTTGCTTACGGTAGAGGAAGCATCGAAGGAATTATGCCAAGCATTACGAATTCGAAAGATCATATCGTAGTAATCAATAACCTTGAAACACAGACAAACTACTTTTATTCAGCCTTCTGTGGAGACTTACAATCTCCTCCTAATCCGTTACTTCTTACTTTTCAAACCCTCGTAAGCGACCAGCCACAGAAGACCCGAGGTATTTGGATTATAGGAGGACTCGGAGCTGGAATTGCTCCAATTGCTCAGGTAGATCTGTATGATCCAGTAACGAATCAATGGATTCCATCAATCACCAGTGTTCCTACTCCGAGAGCCTACTCCAATATTGTTTCTCATCAGAATAAAATCTACGTTATGGGTGGTTTGGTAAAGTCAGGGGTAACTTTCACAGCCGTAAATACTGTAAACGAATACGATCCATTCAATAATGTTTGGAAAACAATGGCTTCGATGCCGGATACACATCAAGGTGGTATTGCTTTCTCATCTGGAAATGATATTTACATCATATCTGGAACAACCTCCGCGGACATGACAACTGGAACACTTGCAAACACGGTTTACAAGTTCACCCCTTCCTTAGGAACCAATGGAACTTGGTTAAAATACGTTTCAAACAGTGCGATTTTTCAAAGAGTGGATATGCCGGGCTGTGCGATTCACGATACTTTGTTTTTCTCTGGTGGACGACGAAACACGGACGGCCTTCCATTTAACACCTCAGACGCTTATATCCCCAGCGGGAATACAACCACCTCCCTTGTCGAAGCGACGATCAGCCAGGCAAAATATGGAGCCGCGATGGCTTGTTACCGTCCAAACCCAAAGGATACCTACCCTGCTGATCCAGCCGCGATTTTAATTGCCGGAGGATCAACGACCGCCGATGTATTTCAGCCTCCGACATCGGTTACGTCCACCAATACCTTTGATTATAGTTTAGCGACAACCTCCAATTATACTGCCGGAGGGATTATACCAACCGCACTCTATTATCCAGCTATGGAAGTCTCCTATGAACTTAGGAGAGCATTTCTTTTTGGTGGAGCCAATCTCACCAATGTTCCGCAAGATAAAGTTTACTCTATGGATTTAGGAAACCCGACGACTACTCCGTGGAGAACAGAGACAATTACCCTACCTGTTGCACGATACGGACACAAAGCGGTTATTTTGAGTAGATGA